Proteins from one Poecile atricapillus isolate bPoeAtr1 chromosome 6, bPoeAtr1.hap1, whole genome shotgun sequence genomic window:
- the C6H10orf95 gene encoding uncharacterized protein C10orf95 homolog codes for MYINNISYFSSPFVLTAFETQQLLQRSVLCKTPGSCAMYQSSFVPREYYPAMILPSAYTYPPLRRGRAEDMSSSVMFPPIHMHNFYSRPITFVVDRNSYPDYAGGQVEYHHLYSASHPYIHPYHTWQFPPMVPVPLYNPYANYHPYAACQRSDQYRDTWPEGFTMRGELQWGKLGKVFGPRKDLPEFVKDDLRRVYGTYPRTNVSISYRKGEFLVKGDPKIEDQEYAVEKKVIQRAVTPSASEADDSSEDRNRKKKKKLRR; via the coding sequence ATGTATATAAACAATATAAGttatttctcttctccttttgtCCTCACAGCTTTTGAGACTCAGCAACTGCTCCAGAGAAGTGTCCTGTGTAAAACCCCAGGCTCCTGTGCAATGTACCAGTCCAGCTTTGTGCCACGGGAATATTACCCAGCCATGATCCTACCTTCTGCCTACACCTACCCCCCGCTGCGGCGTGGGAGAGCAGAAGACATGTCCAGCTCTGTGATGTTCCCTCCCATCCACATGCACAACTTCTACAGTCGACCCATCACCTTTGTGGTGGACCGGAACAGCTACCCTGACTATGCAGGAGGTCAGGTGGAGTATCACCATCTCTATAGTGCCTCCCATCCCTACATCCATCCATACCACACCTGGCAGTTCCCTCCCATGGTTCCTGTTCCTCTCTACAATCCCTATGCAAACTACCATCCCTATGCTGCCTGTCAGAGGTCAGATCAGTATCGAGACACGTGGCCAGAAGGCTTCACAATGAGAGGGGAGCTTCAGTGGGGGAAGCTTGGAAAGGTGTTTGGGCCAAGGAAAGACCTCCCAGAATTTGTGAAGGATGATCTCCGGAGGGTTTATGGCACCTACCCCCGGACTAATGTTTCCATATCCTATCGGAAAGGAGAGTTCTTGGTCAAGGGAGACCCCAAGATAGAAGACCAGGAATATGCAGTGGAGAAAAAGGTCATCCAGCGGGCTGTGACCCCCAGTGCCAGTGAGGCAGATGACAGCAGTGAGGACCGGAACcgtaagaagaaaaagaaactgagaCGTTGA